One Salvia splendens isolate huo1 chromosome 12, SspV2, whole genome shotgun sequence genomic window carries:
- the LOC121757082 gene encoding eukaryotic translation initiation factor 3 subunit H-like, whose product MANTATRSFLQVAVTEEATPPLRVVQIEGLVILKIIKHCKELSPALVTGQLLGLDVGSVLEVTNCFPFPIREEDEEVEAEGANYQLEMMRCLREVNVDNNTVGWYQSTLFGSFQTGELIETFMNYQENIRRCVCIIYDPSRANQGVLALKALKLSDTFMELYRTNNFKGEKLREKNLSFVDIFEEIPIKVSNSALISAFMTELEADTPVTQCDFDRLQLSTSPILERNVEFLIECMDDLSMEQQKFQFYYRNLSRQEAQKQAWLQKRRAENAARKNAGEEPLPEEDSTNPLFKPIPEPSRLDSFLVTNQIANYCNQINGVAGQSFSRLYLMKALHEK is encoded by the exons ATGGCGAACA CTGCAACAAGGTCTTTTCTGCAAGTGGCGGTTACAGAGGAGGCCACACCGCCGCTCAGAGTCGTCCAGATCGAAGGACTG GTTATTTTGAAGATAATCAAGCACTGCAAGGAGTTATCACCGGCTCTGGTTACTGGGCAGCTTCTTGGTTTGGACGTTGGTAGTGTTCTCGAAGTCACTAATTGCTTCCCGTTCCCT ATTcgtgaggaagatgaagaggTTGAAGCCGAAGGTGCTAATTATCAGCTTGAGATGATGAGATGCCTGAGGGAGGTTAATGTCGACAACAACACAGTTGGTTG GTATCAATCAACTTTGTTTGGCTCTTTCCAGACTGGGGAATTGATAGAGACTTTTATGAATTACCAG GAAAATATAAGACGATGTGTCTGCATCATTTATGACCCTTCAAGAGCTAATCAAGGTGTCCTAGCTTTAAAGGCGCTGAAGCTTTCTGATACCTTCATGGAGCTCTATCGTACAAATAACTTCAAAGGGGAGAA GTTGAGAGAGAAAAATCTTTCCTTTGTGGATATTTTTGAAGAGATTCCT ATTAAGGTTTCAAATTCTGCTCTAATCAGCGCATTTATGACTGAGCTTGAGGCAGATACTCCAGTCACCCAG TGTGATTTTGATAGATTGCAATTATCAACCAGTCCAATTTTAGAGAGAAATGTGGAGTTTCTAATAGAATGCATGGATGACTTGTCAATGGAACAACAAAAG TTCCAATTCTACTACAGGAATCTGTCTCGTCAGGAAGCACAGAAGCAGGCCTGGCTTCAGAAGAGAAG GGCTGAAAATGCTGCGCGGAAGAATGCAGGGGAAGAGCCATTACCTGAGGAGGATTCCACAAACCCTCTCTTCAAGCCTATCCCCGAGCCATCAAGATTGGATAGTTTCCTTGTAACAAATCAAATTGCAAATTATTGCAACCAAATCAATGG AGTGGCTGGCCAAAGCTTTAGCAGACTGTATCTGATGAAGGCACTACATGAAAAGTAA
- the LOC121758017 gene encoding probably inactive leucine-rich repeat receptor-like protein kinase At3g28040, whose product MKYHRYALLLLLLSYLFPPPCLCADVLLLNDDVLGLIVFKTSFLDPHQSLSSWNQDDASPCAWKFVQCNSANARVSELHLDSLSLSGKITRGLQKLTSLKILSLSNNNLSGPISPDIALIPSLDHLNLSRNSLSGSVPPSLAAVQFLDLSHNALSGPLADNMFDNSLSLRFLSLAGNRLEGPLPASLSKCVTLNHLNLSSNRFSGGFPLGIWSLARLRTLDLSRNVLSGEIPAGMASVHNLKELDLHGNQFSGSLPSEIGLCPHLSKIDFSYNFLTGAVPESLQKLNELTYLSVSNNFITGDFPQWIGGMSSLEHVDFSGNALTGSIPSSIGELKSMKFLNLGYNKLIGGILSSLGECWSLSVLRLGGNSFNGTIPSGLFDMKLEELDVSRNEVTGFVPPPSSKLYESLEILDLSGNNLVGDIPPEMGLLSKLRYLNLSWNHLESRMPPELGYFQNLTVLDLRSNALTGSIPGDICDSGSLTILQLDGNSFVGPIPDQIGNCSSLYLLSLSHNSLTGRIPESVSLLSKLKILKLEENELSGEIPPQLGRLENLLIANISHNRLVGRLPAGGIFQTLDATSIEGNLGICSPLVKSPCVMNVPKPLVLDPYAYASQPGREARSPPRRTFLSVSAIVAISAAGFISVGVLVITLLNASARRRIAFVDNALESMCSSSTRSANMAAGKLLLFDSKSAAERLSNVDLDSVLNKAAKIGEGVFGSVYKATTEGTTLAIKRLLTNNTVQYQEEFDREVRILGKARHPNLNPLRGYYWTPELQLLVSDYAAQGSLQERLHDASPAMTWAERFKIVVGTAKGLAHLHHSFRPPIIHYNLKPSNVLLDENLNVKISDFGLARLLTKLERHVVSNRFQSAMGYVAPELACQSLRVNEKCDVYGFGVMVMEVVTGRRAVEYGEDNVVILSDHVRVAVEQGNVVECVDPRMGEYPEEEVLPLLKLALVCTSQIPSSRPSMAEVLQILQVINTPLPNRIHPQF is encoded by the exons ATGAAGTATCACCGCTACGCCTTACTTTTACTCCTCCTCTCATATCTCTTCCCGCCGCCCTGCCTTTGCGCCGACGTCCTCCTGCTCAACGACGACGTCCTCGGCCTCATCGTCTTCAAAACCTCCTTCCTCGACCCGCACCAGTCCCTCTCCTCTTGGAACCAGGATGACGCCTCTCCCTGTGCATGGAAATTCGTCCAATGCAACTCCGCCAACGCCCGCGTCTCCGAGCTCCACCTcgactccctctccctctccggTAAGATCACCCGAGGCCTCCAGAAGCTCACTTCCCTCAAGatcctctccctctccaacaACAACCTCTCCGGTCCCATCTCCCCTGACATCGCTCTCATACCCAGCCTCGACCATCTCAACCTCAGCCGCAACTCTCTCTCCGGTAGCGTCCCGCCCTCTCTCGCCGCCGTCCAGTTCCTCGACCTCTCCCACAACGCCCTCTCCGGCCCCCTCGCCGACAACATGTTcgacaactctctctctctccgctTCCTCTCTCTCGCTGGAAACCGCCTCGAAGGGCCGCTGCCCGCCTCCCTCTCCAAATGTGTAACCCTTAATCACCTCAACCTCTCCAGCAATAGGTTCTCCGGCGGATTTCCACTAGGGATTTGGTCGCTGGCGAGGCTCCGGACTCTAGATCTTTCTAGAAACGTCCTCTCCGGGGAAATTCCGGCGGGAATGGCCTCCGTACACAACTTGAAGGAGCTGGATTTGCATGGAAATCAGTTTTCTGGATCCCTGCCTTCTGAAATCGGTCTCTGTCCACATTTATCCAAAATCGATTTCAGCTACAATTTCCTAACCGGAGCAGTTCCTGAGTCTCTGCAGAAGCTGAACGAACTCACCTATCTGAGCGTATCCAACAATTTCATCACCGGCGATTTCCCTCAGTGGATCGGAGGAATGAGCAGCCTCGAACACGTGGATTTCTCCGGCAATGCCCTCACCGGCTCCATTCCTTCATCAATTGGAGAGCTGAAATCAATGAAATTTCTTAATCTAGGCTATAACAAGCTGATCGGAGGCATTCTGAGCTCTCTGGGCGAGTGCTGGAGCTTATCCGTGCTTCGATTGGGCGGAAACAGTTTCAACGGCACCATACCTAGCGGTTTGTTTGACATGAAATTGGAGGAATTGGATGTTTCTAGAAACGAAGTGACAGGTTTCGTTCCTCCTCCGTCAAGCAAGCTTTATGAGAGCCTTGAGATACTGGATCTGTCAGGGAACAATCTCGTGGGAGATATTCCGCCGGAAATGGGGCTGCTGAGCAAGCTCAGGTACCTCAATTTGTCTTGGAACCATCTGGAATCGAGAATGCCGCCGGAGCTAGGCTACTTCCAGAATCTCACCGTATTAGATCTCCGGAGCAACGCTCTCACCGGATCCATCCCCGGCGATATATGCGATTCCGGCAGCCTCACCATCCTTCAGCTCGATGGCAATTCATTTGTAGGCCCCATTCCTGATCAAATCGGCAACTGCTCTTCGCTATACTTGCT GAGCTTATCTCACAACAGTTTGACAGGGCGAATACCAGAATCAGTGTCATTGTTGAGCAAGCTGAAGATTCTAAAACTGGAGGAAAATGAATTAAGCGGAGAGATACCGCCGCAGCTGGGGAGGCTGGAGAATCTCCTCATCGCAAACATCTCCCACAACAGACTAGTGGGGAGGCTACCGGCAGGAGGCATCTTCCAAACGCTAGACGCAACCTCAATCGAGGGAAACCTGGGTATATGCTCGCCCTTGGTCAAGTCTCCCTGCGTCATGAATGTCCCCAAGCCTCTAGTCCTCGATCCCTACGCGTACGCGAGCCAGCCCGGTCGTGAAGCCCGCTCGCCCCCACGCCGCACCTTCCTCAgcgtgtccgccattgtggcgatATCCGCTGCTGGCTTCATCTCTGTCGGAGTGCTGGTGATAACCCTGCTCAACGCTTCGGCTAGAAGGCGTATCGCCTTCGTCGACAACGCGCTCGAGAGCATGTGCTCCAGCTCCACCAGGTCAGCCAACATGGCTGCAGGGAAACTGCTCCTGTTTGACTCCAAATCTGCTGCGGAAAGGCTTAGCAATGTAGATTTGGATTCTGTTTTGAACAAAGCAGCCAAGATTGGAGAGGGGGTGTTCGGAAGCGTGTACAAGGCTACAACGGAAGGGACGACGCTGGCTATCAAGAGACTGTTGACGAATAACACGGTGCAGTACCAGGAGGAATTCGACCGGGAGGTTCGGATTCTTGGGAAGGCAAGGCACCCGAATCTGAACCCGCTGCGAGGCTACTACTGGACTCCAGAGCTCCAGCTTCTCGTGTCGGACTATGCTGCTCAAGGAAGCTTACAAGAGAGGCTGCACGATGCCTCTCCGGCCATGACATGGGCGGAGAGGTTCAAGATAGTGGTGGGGACAGCGAAGGGGCTGGCCCACCTGCACCACTCGTTCCGGCCGCCTATCATACACTACAATCTGAAGCCGAGCAATGTGCTGCTGGACGAGAATCTGAACGTAAAGATATCGGATTTCGGGCTGGCGAGGCTGCTGACGAAGCTGGAGAGGCACGTGGTGAGCAACAGGTTCCAGAGCGCGATGGGGTACGTGGCACCGGAGCTGGCGTGCCAGAGCCTGAGGGTGAACGAGAAGTGCGACGTGTACGGGTTCGGGGTGATGGTGATGGAGGTGGTGACGGGGAGGAGGGCGGTGGAGTATGGAGAGGACAATGTGGTGATACTGAGTGATCATGTGAGGGTGGCGGTGGAGCAAGGGAATGTGGTGGAGTGTGTGGATCCGAGAATGGGGGAGTATCCGGAGGAGGAGGTGCTGCCGCTTCTAAAGCTCGCACTCGTCTGCACATCACAGATACCTTCCAGCAGGCCATCCATGGCTGAGGTGCTCCAGATTTTGCAGGTCATCAACACGCCACTGCCCAACAGAATTCATCCACAATTCTAA
- the LOC121758015 gene encoding uncharacterized WD repeat-containing protein C2A9.03-like, which translates to MSFNRGDQQYYTVDDDDLVDSMDGIDEESHAADDANLDEYEMMMKVTDTSSSQAREGKDIQGIPWDILNITRESYRLTRLEQYRNYENIPSSTEAADREGNPTDKGGRYYEFFHNTRLVKPTVLHFQLRNLVWATSKHDVYMVSNYSVMHWSSLLQNLTEVLNFSGNIVPTEKYPGTLLEGFTRTQLSTLAVKDHFLVAGGFHGELVCKSLDKLGVSFCTRTTHQENSIINAIDIYDSSSGLHFMTSNNDCGVREYDMERFQLLNHFHFPWAVNHTSMSPDGKLLAVVGDDCDGLLVDGRNGRKVASVAGHLDYSFASAWHPDGRIFATGNQDKTCRVWDVRKLASPVATLNGNIGAIRSIRFSANGQFLVMAEPADFVHIYGTRENFEQRQELDFFGEITGVSLSPDDESIFVGIWDRTYASLLQFNRRHTYEYLDSLT; encoded by the exons ATGTCGTTCAATCGGGGTGATCAACAGTACTACACGGTGGATGACGATGACCTGGTGGATAGTATGGATGGAATTGATGAGGAATCCCATGCTGCTGATGATGCTAATCTTGATGAGTATGAGATG ATGATGAAAGTGACAGATACATCTTCCTCACAAGCAAGGGAAGGAAAAGACATACAGGGTATTCCATGGGATATATTAAATATTACCAGAGAAAGCTACCGATTGACTCGTCTTGAGCAGTACAGAAATTATGAAAATATACCTTCATCCACTGAAGCTGCTGATAGG GAGGGCAATCCAACAGATAAAGGAGGTAGATACTATGAATTCTTTCATAATACAAGACTTGTCAAGCCTACGGTCCTGCATTTTCAG TTGAGGAACTTAGTCTGGGCTACATCAAAACATGATGTTTATATGGTTTCAAACTATTCGGTTATGCACTGGTCGTCATTACTCCAGAATTTGACTGAAGTACTAAACTTCTCTGGGAATATTGTGCCGACAGAG AAATATCCAGGGACCTTGCTGGAAGGATTTACACGAACACAGTTGAGCACACTGGCCGTGAAAGATCATTTTTTGGTGGCAGGTGGCTTTCATGGAGAACTTGTCTGCAAG TCCTTGGATAAACTGGGCGTAAGCTTTTGCACAAGGACTACACATCAAGAGAATTCTATCATTAATGCCATTGATATATATGACAGCTCAAG CGGATTACATTTCATGACGTCCAATAACGATTGTGGTGTAAGAGAATACGACATGGAGAGGTTTCAGCTCCTTAACCACTTCCACTTCCCTTGGGCAGTCAAT CATACATCAATGAGCCCTGATGGAAAGCTTCTAGCTGTCGTTGGAGATGATTGCGATGGATTACTTGTAGATGGCCGAAATGGAAGG aaaGTAGCTTCTGTAGCCGGTCATCTAGACTACTCATTTGCCTCTGCTTGGCACCCGGATGGGAGGATATTCGCCACAGGGAATCAAGACAAGACGTGCAGAGTGTGGGATGTGAGAAAATTGGCATCTCCAGTTGCAACTCTCAATGGAAACATTGGTGCAATCAGATCAATACGTTTCTCAGCAAACGGACAGTTTCTGGTGATGGCTGAACCGGCAGATTTTGTGCATATATACGGCACTAGAGAAAACTTTGAGCAAAGGCAAGAGTTGGATTTCTTTGGGGAGATAACCGGTGTGTCTCTGAGTCCAGACGACGAGTCCATCTTTGTAGGAATCTGGGACAGGACGTACGCGAGCTTGCTGCAGTTCAACAGAAGGCACACCTATGAATATCTTGATTCCCTTACGTAA